From one Lotus japonicus ecotype B-129 chromosome 3, LjGifu_v1.2 genomic stretch:
- the LOC130749078 gene encoding uncharacterized protein LOC130749078 yields MGWIGETVDSVKSLQIRQVLTQAVTLGMIVTSALIIWKALMCVTGSESPVVVVLSGSMEPGFKRGDILFLRMSKEPIRAGEIVVFNVDGREIPIVHRVIKVHEREDNGEVDVLTKGDNNYGDDRLLYAHGQLWLQRHHIMGRAVGFLPYVGWVTIIMTEKPIIKYILIGALGLLVITSKD; encoded by the exons ATGGGTTGGATCGGTGAGACTGTGGATTCTGTCAAATCTCTTCAGATCCGCCAGGTCCTCACCCAGGCTGTTACTCTCG GTATGATTGTCACATCTGCACTAATAATATGGAAGGCGTTGATGTGTGTCACTGGCAGTGAATCGCCTGTTGTCGTTGTTCTTTCTGGAAGTATGGAACCAGGATTCAAGCGG GGGGACATCTTGTTCTTGCGCATGAGTAAAGAACCAATTCGTGCAGGGGAGATTGTGGTGTTTAATGTGGAT GGACGTGAGATTCCAATTGTTCATCGTGTAATCAAG GTACATGAAAGGGAAGATAATGGAGAGGTTGATGTTCTCACGAAAG GAGATAACAACTATGGAGATGACAGGCTTCTGTATGCTCATGGTCAGCTTTGGCTGCAAAGGCACCACATTATGGGTAGAGCTGTCGG GTTCTTACCTTATGTTGGCTGGGTGACAATTATTATGACAGAAAAGCCTATCATCAAG TATATTCTCATTGGTGCTTTGGGGTTGCTCGTGATAACTTCGAAAGACTAA
- the LOC130748595 gene encoding pentatricopeptide repeat-containing protein At1g80150, mitochondrial: MLSLRSTRRLRNFTTSAVSAAAAKNPLQPPALDKLKAERDPHKLFLLFKANATNRLLIENRFAFDDTVSRLAGARRFDYIEQLLEQQKKLPQARREGFIVRIIGLYGKVGMTQHALETFYHMDSSRRTVKSFNATLKVLAQTKHFDYVVEFLEQASLKFDIRLDVYSINIVVKAFCDMGKLQEAYLFMLESENDKGIRPDVVTYTTLIAAFYQHRRWEIGNGLWNRMVLKGCMPNLTTFNARVHFLVCARRAWDANAVMGLMERVGIKPDEVTFNLVIKGFFLAGFVDMAKRVYSALHGKGYKPNSLIYQTMIHYLCKSGDFDLAYTMCKDSMLKNWFPNVDTICMLLVGLKRNGKVQKATIIFTLAKSRKPPFSSSHLASMQTMLSRGST, translated from the coding sequence ATGCTCTCCCTGCGATCCACTCGCAGGCTCCGCAACTTCACCACCTCCGCCGtttccgccgccgccgccaaaAATCCCTTACAACCCCCTGCTCTCGACAAGCTCAAAGCGGAGCGTGATCCACACaagctcttcctcctcttcaaaGCCAATGCCACCAACCGCCTCCTCATCGAGAATCGCTTCGCCTTCGACGACACCGTTTCGCGCCTCGCCGGCGCTCGCCGCTTCGACTACATTGAGCAGCTTCTCGAGCAGCAGAAGAAACTCCCCCAAGCTCGCCGTGAAGGCTTCATCGTCAGAATCATCGGGCTCTACGGGAAGGTTGGTATGACCCAACACGCACTTGAAACTTTCTACCATATGGATTCTTCTCGTAGAACTGTTAAGTCTTTTAATGCTACTCTTAAGGTTTTGGCTCAGACAAAGCATTTTGACTATGTTGTTGAGTTTTTGGAACAAGCTTCTTTGAAATTCGACATTCGATTAGATGTTTATTCTATCAACATTGTTGTTAAGGCTTTTTGTGATATGGGGAAGTTGCAAGAGGCTTATTTGTTTATGTTAGAGTCGGAAAACGATAAGGGTATTCGACCGGATGTTGTTACGTATACTACTCTTATCGCTGCGTTTTACCAGCATAGGAGGTGGGAGATTGGGAATGGGTTGTGGAACCGTATGGTGTTGAAGGGTTGTATGCCGAATCTGACTACGTTTAATGCTCGGGTTCATTTTTTGGTTTGTGCGAGACGGGCTTGGGATGCTAATGCTGTGATGGGTTTGATGGAGAGAGTTGGGATTAAACCGGATGAGGTTACCTTTAATTTGGTGATCAAGGGTTTTTTCCTGGCGGGTTTTGTTGATATGGCGAAGAGGGTTTATTCTGCTCTGCACGGGAAGGGGTATAAGCCTAATTCTTTGATTTACCAGACTATGATTCATTATTTGTGCAAGAGTGGGGATTTTGATTTGGCATATACCATGTGCAAAGATTCTATGCTGAAGAACTGGTTTCCGAATGTAGATACAATCTGTATGCTGCTGGTAGGCCTAAAAAGAAATGGGAAGGTTCAGAAAGCAACGATTATATTTACGCTGGCCAAGAGTAGAAAGCCTCCCTTCTCTTCCAGTCATTTGGCTTCCATGCAGACCATGTTGTCCAGGGGTTCAACATGA